The Ostrinia nubilalis chromosome 17, ilOstNubi1.1, whole genome shotgun sequence genome contains a region encoding:
- the LOC135079773 gene encoding myrosinase 1-like has protein sequence MTHTNPGVIADMKNGDVACDSYNNYKRDVEMMREMGLTAYRFSLSWARILPEGMSNHVNEAGVQYYNNLIDELLKYNIQPLITLYHWDLPQKLQELGGFANPLFPDWFEDYARVVYERFGDRVKMFMTFNEPREICYEGYGSDSKAPLLNSTAMGTYLCAKSLVLAHAKAYHAYNNDFKPTQGGECGIAISVNWFGPLTDSEEDHLAAEVRRQSEWGLFAEPIFSEQGGFPKELSERIAAKSAEQGYPWSRLPTFTDEEIALVKGTYDFMGVNHYTTRLCSATEYMEEHAMPSLYDDAGVGVTVSPDWPTSMSPWLFQAPNSIYNALTHLNEKYNVPKFIITENGWSSDYTLEDDERIRYYRASLESVLDTIAAGVNLKGYMAWSLMDNFEWLEGYNARFGLYAVDFEDPARTRTARKSAFVYKHIIRNRLIDHDYEPDTMTMTIDE, from the exons ATGACCCACACCAACCCGGGAGTCATCGCCGACATGAAAAATGGCGACGTGGCATGCGACTCGTACAACAACTACAAGCGCGACGTCGAGATGATGCGCGAGATGGGCCTCACCGCCTACCGCTTCTCGCTGTCCTGGGCCCGCATCTTACCTGAAGGCATGTCCAACCACGTCAACGAGGCCGGCGTCCAGTACTACAACAACCTGATCGACGAATTGCTCAAGTACAACATCCAACCCCTCATCACTCTGTACCACTGGGACCTGCCTCAGAAATTGCAAGAACTTGGCGGTTTCGCTAACCCACTTTTCCCCGACTGGTTCGAAGATTACGCTCGTGTGGTATACGAGAGGTTCGGTGATAGAGTGAAAATGTTCATGACCTTTAATGAGCCAAGGGAAATCTGCTACGAAGGTTACGGATCCGACAGCAAAGCGCCCTTATTGAACTCTACTGCAATGGGAACCTACTTGTGCGCCAAGTCTCTGGTGTTAGCTCATGCCAAGGCATACCACGCCTACAATAATGACTTCAAGCCCACCCAAGGTGGAGAGTGTGGTATCGCTATCAGTGTTAACTGGTTTGGACCTTTGACAGATTCGGAAGAAGATCATTTAGCAGCTGAAGTCAGACGGCAATCTGAA TGGGGTCTATTTGCCGAGCCTATCTTCTCCGAGCAAGGAGGTTTCCCGAAAGAATTATCAGAGCGTATCGCCGCCAAGAGCGCCGAGCAGGGATACCCCTGGTCTCGTTTGCCGACGTTCACGGACGAGGAGATTGCGCTCGTGAAGGGCACGTACGACTTCATGGGCGTGAACCACTACACCACGCGCCTGTGCTCGGCCACGGAGTACATGGAGGAGCACGCCATGCCGTCCCTGTACGACGACGCCGGCGTCGGAGTTACCGTTTCCCCAGACTGGCCGACTTCAATGTCCCCGTGGCTATTC CAAGCACCGAACAGCATTTACAACGCCTTGACGCACCTGAACGAGAAGTACAACGTGCCGAAGTTCATCATCACGGAGAACGGCTGGTCGTCGGACTACACGCTGGAGGACGACGAGCGCATCCGCTACTACCGCGCCTCGCTCGAGAGCGTGCTCGACACCATCGCCGCCGGCGTCAACCTTAAAGGCTACATGGCCTGGAGCCTCATGGACAACTTCGAGTGGCTGGAGGGATACAA CGCGAGGTTCGGGCTGTACGCCGTAGACTTCGAGGACCCGGCGCGCACGCGCACGGCGCGCAAGTCTGCCTTCGTGTACAAGCACATCATCAGGAACCGGCTCATCGACCACGACTACGAGCCCGacaccatgaccatgaccatcgACGAATAG